One Capsicum annuum cultivar UCD-10X-F1 chromosome 2, UCD10Xv1.1, whole genome shotgun sequence genomic window carries:
- the LOC107859001 gene encoding coatomer subunit epsilon-1, with protein MAGSGPDPLFGLRNNFYIGAYQAAINNSDVPNLSQDDAVERDTLVYRSYIALGSHQLVISEIDASAATPLQAVKLLALYLSNPDNKETAIASLRELLGDPAIGSNPILRLIAGIVFMHEQDYNEALKHTNAGGTMELHALNVQILIKMHRSDYAEKQLRIMQQVDEDHTLTQLAMAWLNLAVGGSKIQEAYLIFQDFSEKYQMTSLILNGKAVCCMHMGNFDEAETLLLEALNKDAKDPETLANLVVCSLHLGKPSARYLNQLKLSNPDHILVKRAASAEESFDRAVQTVA; from the exons atggcaGGATCAGGACCCGACCCGTTGTTCGGATTGAGGAACAACTTCTACATAGGTGCTTACCAAGCTGCAATTAACAACAGTGATGTACCCAATCTCTCTCAAGATGACGCCGTTGAAAGAGACACTCTTGTTTACCGTTCTTATATTGCCCTTGGCAGTCATCAG CTTGTGATCAGTGAGATCGATGCATCTGCTGCTACTCCTCTTCAGGCTGTCAAATTGCTCGCTCTCTACCTTTCCAACCCTGATAATAAG GAAACAGCAATCGCCAGTCTTCGTGAATTACTAGGAGATCCTGCCATAGGAAGCAACCCTATACTGAGGCTTATTGCTGGGATCGTGTTCATGCATGAGCAGGATTACAATGAAGCTTTGAAACACACAAATGCTGGTGGAACAATGGAATT GCATGCTTTGAATGTCCAGATACTCATTAAGATGCATAGGTCGGATTATGCAGAGAAACAATTGAGAATCATGCAGCAAGTTGATGAAGATCATACACTAACTCAACTTGCAATGGCATGGTTAAACTTGGCAGTG GGTGGTTCAAAAATACAAGAAGCATATCTTATTTTCCAAGACTTCTCTGAGAAGTATCAGATGACTAGCTTAATCCTGAATGGAAAGGCTGTTTGTTGCATGCACATGGGTAACTTTGACGAAGCTGAGACTCTGTTGCTTGAAGCCTTAAACAAG GACGCTAAGGATCCAGAAACGCTGGCCAATCTAGTTGTCTGCAGTCTTCACCTTGGGAAACCATCCGCACGCTATCTCAA CCAGTTGAAATTGTCAAACCCAGACCACATACTTGTCAAGCGCGCGGCATCTGCTGAAGAAAGTTTTGATAGAGCAGTCCAAACTGTTGCTTGA